The following proteins are co-located in the Streptomyces sp. NBC_01198 genome:
- a CDS encoding DUF461 domain-containing protein has translation MVRSFRRVALAAVVALSLAPLAACAAGNGAQTLKIEPDSQSATVGDIQVQNAFVLTQSGGPATISARLFNNGSADQTLQAVKLGGGQSAQLSAAGGAGGTITVPAHGTVLLGGKGNPAATLAASGESLRDGDVQSAVFNFSSTGAVSLPIYVTPAAGFFEPYGPSSLPTTAAPLPTDTTTPTGTPTDTTTPTDTTTPTGTATPTS, from the coding sequence GTGGTCCGCAGCTTCCGACGCGTGGCCCTCGCCGCCGTCGTCGCGCTCTCGCTCGCCCCGCTCGCCGCCTGTGCGGCCGGGAACGGCGCACAGACCCTGAAGATCGAACCGGACAGCCAGTCGGCGACCGTGGGCGACATCCAGGTGCAGAACGCCTTCGTGCTCACCCAGAGCGGCGGCCCCGCCACCATCTCCGCGCGGCTGTTCAACAACGGCTCCGCCGACCAGACGCTGCAGGCCGTCAAGCTCGGCGGCGGCCAGTCGGCGCAGCTGTCGGCCGCCGGTGGCGCCGGCGGCACCATCACCGTCCCGGCGCACGGCACCGTGCTGCTCGGCGGCAAGGGCAACCCGGCCGCGACCCTCGCCGCCAGCGGCGAGTCGCTGCGCGACGGCGACGTACAGAGCGCGGTCTTCAACTTCAGCTCCACCGGCGCGGTCTCGCTGCCGATCTACGTGACGCCCGCGGCCGGCTTCTTCGAGCCGTACGGCCCCAGCTCGCTGCCGACCACGGCGGCACCGCTGCCGACCGACACCACCACCCCGACGGGCACGCCGACGGACACGACCACCCCGACGGACACCACGACGCCGACGGGCACTGCCACGCCGACGTCTTAA
- a CDS encoding response regulator transcription factor → MTRVLVVEDEESFSDALSYMLRKEGFEVAISATGPDALDEFERNGADLVLLDLMLPGLPGTEVCRQLRLKSNVPVIMVTAKDSEIDKVVGLEIGADDYVTKPFSSRELVARIRAVLRRRGEPEEISPAALEAGPVRMDVDRHVVTVGGGKVDLPLKEFDLLEMLLRNAGRVLTRMQLIDRVWGADYVGDTKTLDVHVKRLRAKIEPDPGAPRYLVTVRGLGYKFEP, encoded by the coding sequence GTGACCCGCGTACTCGTCGTCGAGGACGAAGAGTCCTTCAGCGACGCGCTGTCGTACATGCTCCGCAAGGAGGGCTTCGAGGTCGCCATTTCCGCGACCGGGCCCGACGCGCTGGACGAGTTCGAACGAAACGGCGCCGACCTGGTACTTCTCGACCTCATGCTGCCGGGCCTGCCCGGCACCGAGGTCTGCCGCCAACTGCGGCTCAAGTCCAATGTCCCGGTGATCATGGTGACCGCCAAGGACAGCGAGATCGACAAGGTCGTCGGCCTGGAAATAGGCGCGGACGACTATGTGACCAAGCCGTTCTCCTCGCGGGAGCTGGTCGCCCGCATCCGCGCGGTGCTGCGGCGCCGCGGTGAGCCGGAGGAGATCTCCCCGGCCGCCCTGGAGGCCGGTCCGGTCCGGATGGACGTGGACCGCCACGTCGTCACGGTCGGCGGCGGCAAGGTGGACCTGCCGCTGAAGGAGTTCGACCTGCTGGAGATGCTGCTGCGGAACGCCGGCCGGGTGCTGACGCGTATGCAGCTGATCGACCGGGTGTGGGGCGCCGACTACGTCGGCGACACCAAGACCCTCGACGTCCACGTCAAGCGGCTGCGCGCGAAGATCGAGCCCGACCCGGGGGCGCCGCGCTACCTGGTGACGGTCCGCGGGCTCGGCTACAAGTTCGAGCCGTAA